One stretch of Nocardia fluminea DNA includes these proteins:
- a CDS encoding IS701 family transposase, producing MDEDLVAWVAGLDDLFGRVAGRFYRAEPRLRARAYVRGLLAPLAGKNGWTIAEAAGEETPDGMQRLLNHAAWDADGVRDDVRAYAVEYLGDPDGVLVVDETGFIKKGVKSAGVQRQYSGTAGRIENCQLGVFCAYTTVKGRTLIDRELYLPKSWTGDRDRCREAYVPDNVEFATKTTLAKQMLARALDAGVPARWVTADEAYGGDYKFRTWLEDRRIGYVVAVPRNQTIPVTAGSTRADHLVAHAPAQAWKRLSCGAGAKGPRMFDWAVASLPVYEWTTPPGWSRWLLARRGLSPNTKGELEIAYYMCCAPTGTSDEELIRVAGARWAVEDCFQTAKTEVGLDQYQVRRYDAWYRHVTLAMLAHTYLAVTAAIAPKALAAASSRSPSAKFDVSWHT from the coding sequence ATCGATGAGGACCTGGTCGCGTGGGTGGCCGGGCTGGATGACCTGTTCGGGCGAGTCGCTGGCCGTTTCTACCGGGCAGAGCCGAGATTACGGGCCCGCGCCTACGTGCGCGGCTTGTTGGCGCCGCTAGCCGGGAAGAATGGCTGGACAATTGCCGAAGCCGCTGGTGAGGAGACCCCGGATGGGATGCAACGGCTGTTGAACCATGCTGCCTGGGACGCCGACGGGGTACGTGACGACGTGCGCGCCTATGCGGTCGAGTACCTGGGCGACCCGGATGGAGTTTTGGTAGTCGACGAGACCGGATTTATCAAAAAGGGAGTGAAATCAGCTGGGGTACAACGGCAATACTCCGGCACAGCTGGTCGGATCGAGAACTGTCAACTCGGGGTGTTCTGCGCATACACCACCGTCAAGGGCCGCACGCTGATCGACCGGGAACTGTATCTGCCGAAATCGTGGACCGGCGACCGTGACCGCTGCCGCGAGGCATACGTACCCGATAACGTCGAGTTCGCTACCAAGACCACGCTCGCCAAACAAATGCTGGCCCGAGCACTGGATGCCGGAGTGCCTGCGCGGTGGGTGACCGCGGACGAAGCCTACGGCGGTGACTACAAGTTCCGGACCTGGCTCGAAGACCGTCGCATCGGGTACGTGGTCGCCGTCCCGAGAAATCAGACGATCCCGGTCACCGCGGGCAGCACCCGTGCCGATCATCTTGTCGCGCACGCCCCCGCGCAGGCGTGGAAGCGCCTGAGCTGCGGGGCAGGCGCGAAGGGGCCACGAATGTTCGACTGGGCCGTCGCGTCGCTTCCGGTCTACGAGTGGACGACCCCACCGGGGTGGAGCCGGTGGCTACTCGCTCGGCGTGGCTTGTCTCCGAATACCAAGGGCGAGTTGGAGATCGCCTACTACATGTGCTGCGCGCCGACCGGTACCAGCGATGAGGAACTGATCCGGGTCGCCGGTGCTCGCTGGGCTGTCGAGGATTGTTTCCAGACCGCGAAAACCGAGGTCGGGCTCGACCAGTATCAGGTCCGGCGCTACGACGCCTGGTACCGGCATGTCACTCTCGCCATGCTCGCCCACACCTACCTCGCCGTGACCGCCGCTATTGCCCCAAAAGCGTTGGCAGCGGCCTCATCTCGCTCACCCTCGGCGAAGTTCGACGTCTCCTGGCACACCTGA
- a CDS encoding outer membrane protein assembly factor BamB family protein codes for MRVHAGTLADPDAYWSQAFVMGALWEDFYSLDVSHGQGVFTLGADIAGFDLASGKQTWTTTQDRCSYAGATSGALLVRARTECGDEEAAGSDLLNRTGRTIATSNSAVAQTLSIDLPTDDTVPVLLGDSGYDRRTGSHLWTSSDLISAPQETNATTGTAAAIFGDVALLQDTNANTTSGLDLRTGHRLWRTDTTRFGTILGWDGHTVVLSDYTGLWAIDPRTGTITWDIPFLAVNTDTEALTGPSQLAAHDKGHYTYASAQTIIRLRPLEQ; via the coding sequence GTGCGCGTCCACGCCGGCACCCTCGCCGACCCGGATGCGTACTGGTCTCAGGCATTCGTCATGGGTGCGTTGTGGGAAGACTTCTACTCCTTGGACGTATCCCACGGCCAAGGAGTCTTCACCCTCGGCGCCGATATCGCCGGGTTCGACCTCGCCAGCGGAAAGCAGACCTGGACCACCACCCAGGACAGATGCTCCTATGCCGGCGCAACCAGCGGCGCATTGCTCGTGCGCGCCCGAACCGAATGCGGCGACGAAGAAGCCGCCGGCAGCGACCTCCTCAACCGCACCGGCCGCACCATTGCGACCTCCAACAGCGCAGTCGCCCAGACACTTTCGATCGACCTCCCTACCGACGACACCGTCCCCGTCCTGCTCGGCGACAGCGGCTATGACCGCCGCACCGGCAGCCACCTGTGGACGAGCTCCGACCTGATTTCCGCACCCCAGGAAACCAACGCTACGACCGGCACCGCAGCCGCAATATTCGGCGACGTCGCCCTCCTGCAAGACACCAACGCGAACACCACAAGCGGCCTCGACTTACGCACCGGACACCGCTTGTGGCGGACCGACACCACCCGCTTCGGCACGATCCTGGGCTGGGACGGCCACACCGTAGTCCTCTCCGATTACACCGGACTCTGGGCAATCGACCCCCGAACCGGCACCATCACCTGGGACATTCCATTCCTCGCCGTGAACACCGACACCGAGGCCCTCACCGGACCAAGCCAACTCGCCGCACACGATAAGGGCCACTACACCTACGCCAGCGCCCAAACAATAATCAGGCTCCGACCCCTCGAACAGTGA
- a CDS encoding tyrosine-type recombinase/integrase: MGPSPSANKITAVSGFYRTCKRTRMLRHTFVTTMLDPDVHLRDVQIAARHADPRTTMRYNRARTNLDRHANYILAAYIASGT, from the coding sequence GTGGGGCCGAGTCCGAGCGCCAACAAGATCACGGCGGTGTCCGGCTTCTACCGCACCTGCAAACGCACCCGCATGCTGCGCCACACCTTCGTCACAACGATGCTCGACCCTGATGTCCACCTGCGTGATGTCCAGATCGCGGCTCGCCATGCCGACCCACGGACGACCATGCGCTACAACCGCGCTCGAACCAACCTCGACCGGCACGCCAACTACATCCTGGCCGCCTACATAGCCTCGGGCACATGA
- a CDS encoding transposase has translation MAAPKKYPDELRARAVRLYRESDPKPTIRKLAEQLGVHHEALRNWIRQAEADAGHRHDRPTTDMAEENKQLRKRVAELERVNAVLRDASAYFASELGQTRR, from the coding sequence GTGGCAGCACCGAAGAAATATCCGGACGAGTTGAGAGCTCGAGCCGTGCGGTTGTATCGAGAGTCCGATCCCAAGCCGACGATCCGGAAGCTCGCCGAGCAACTCGGGGTGCATCACGAGGCATTGCGGAACTGGATCCGCCAAGCCGAAGCCGATGCCGGCCACCGCCACGACCGCCCGACGACCGACATGGCCGAGGAGAACAAGCAACTCCGTAAACGAGTCGCCGAGCTGGAGCGGGTCAACGCTGTATTGCGTGATGCGAGTGCGTATTTCGCCTCGGAGCTCGGCCAGACCCGGCGGTGA
- a CDS encoding IS3 family transposase — translation MRFVNEYPQHPVELVLRVLGIASSTYYGWLRQAKAPSRRKLADQELLAEIVDIHTSSGGTYGSPRVHAMLARRGFSVGRKRVERLMRSAGLQGAFLRKKWRLGSTRQDRRAAPAPDLVNRDFTAGEPDRLWVADATRIVCGEGVFWLAAVRDAFSNRIVGWKCSDRCDTELVLGALEYAVWTRDVRDGQLVHHSDRGSTYTAIRFANRLADNGIAQSMGSVGDSYDNALMENFFSTLKTELVYRNSWRTREDAENALFAYIDGWYNTQRIQKRLGWQSPDEYEASYHGQVPAGTR, via the coding sequence GTGCGGTTCGTCAATGAATATCCGCAGCACCCGGTCGAGCTCGTATTACGGGTTCTGGGGATCGCGTCCTCGACGTATTACGGCTGGTTGCGGCAGGCGAAGGCGCCGTCACGGCGGAAACTGGCCGACCAAGAGCTGCTGGCTGAGATCGTCGATATCCATACCAGCTCCGGCGGGACTTACGGGTCGCCGCGGGTTCACGCGATGCTGGCCCGGCGCGGGTTCTCGGTCGGCCGCAAACGCGTTGAGCGGTTGATGCGGAGTGCGGGTTTGCAGGGCGCGTTCCTGCGGAAGAAGTGGCGGCTGGGCTCGACCCGACAGGATCGGCGTGCCGCCCCAGCTCCAGATCTGGTCAACCGGGACTTCACTGCCGGCGAGCCGGACCGGCTGTGGGTCGCCGATGCCACCCGCATCGTCTGCGGCGAGGGTGTGTTCTGGCTGGCCGCGGTCCGGGACGCGTTCTCGAACCGAATCGTGGGCTGGAAGTGCTCGGACCGTTGTGACACCGAGCTGGTTCTCGGCGCTCTCGAGTACGCGGTCTGGACCCGCGATGTTCGTGACGGGCAGCTCGTCCATCATTCCGATCGCGGGTCGACATACACGGCAATCCGGTTCGCTAACCGGTTGGCAGACAACGGGATAGCGCAATCCATGGGTTCAGTCGGAGACAGCTACGACAACGCTCTCATGGAGAACTTCTTCTCCACTCTGAAGACCGAGTTGGTGTATCGGAACAGTTGGCGGACAAGGGAAGACGCCGAGAACGCCTTGTTCGCCTACATCGATGGCTGGTACAACACCCAGCGGATCCAGAAGAGGCTGGGTTGGCAGTCACCCGACGAGTACGAAGCCAGCTACCATGGCCAGGTTCCAGCCGGAACCAGGTAA
- a CDS encoding DUF4189 domain-containing protein, whose product MFTKSFAVAALSVSAAAVLAAPPAGAGPVNWGAVSLSVWGNVYAFSVNHPTEADAIRAADRACKGQGIIDCRMMVTFANGCGAVVTSPLAIVAGFPIVGFGKGATPGEAYADATRNLPTGTGSAGSFNRDHACTQP is encoded by the coding sequence ATGTTCACCAAATCCTTTGCGGTCGCCGCGCTCTCGGTGAGCGCCGCTGCCGTTCTTGCGGCACCGCCCGCCGGCGCCGGCCCGGTCAACTGGGGCGCCGTTTCCCTCAGCGTGTGGGGCAACGTCTACGCGTTTTCGGTCAACCACCCGACGGAAGCCGACGCCATTCGAGCCGCCGATCGAGCGTGCAAGGGCCAAGGCATCATCGACTGCCGGATGATGGTGACGTTCGCGAACGGCTGCGGTGCGGTCGTGACGAGTCCGCTCGCGATCGTCGCAGGGTTCCCGATCGTGGGCTTCGGTAAAGGAGCGACCCCGGGGGAGGCATACGCAGACGCCACCCGCAACCTCCCCACCGGCACCGGAAGCGCCGGCTCGTTCAATCGCGACCACGCCTGCACCCAGCCTTGA
- a CDS encoding DUF1877 family protein, translating into MALDARYQAVPYEPLLERAMRDREAAENAIQFFSSLATNDVADSRYRDDPIWVELAPVARQVARQRSGILDRTFSTRAWDAVYWVLAPNRRKQEERNPAGLAEIAVFGAESLASGATAGQGSPLRFVLPTTARTVADYVENSLETASHLFDAEAMEATNVYKGPWDRDYLLDELARYAELYRIAADLDECILVTLD; encoded by the coding sequence ATGGCCCTCGATGCTCGATACCAGGCAGTCCCTTACGAACCATTGCTCGAACGCGCGATGCGCGATCGCGAGGCCGCCGAAAACGCCATTCAATTTTTCAGCAGCTTGGCTACCAACGATGTCGCCGATTCGCGATACCGGGATGACCCCATCTGGGTGGAGCTGGCCCCGGTCGCTCGTCAGGTCGCGAGGCAGCGGTCCGGCATTCTCGACCGGACTTTTTCCACGCGGGCGTGGGACGCGGTGTACTGGGTGCTTGCGCCCAACCGCCGGAAGCAGGAAGAACGCAATCCCGCGGGGTTGGCCGAGATCGCGGTATTCGGGGCGGAGTCCCTCGCTTCGGGTGCGACTGCGGGGCAAGGGAGTCCGCTTCGGTTTGTTCTGCCGACTACTGCGCGGACCGTAGCTGACTATGTGGAGAACAGTCTGGAGACTGCTTCGCATCTGTTCGACGCTGAAGCGATGGAAGCAACCAATGTCTATAAGGGACCGTGGGATCGCGACTACCTTCTCGATGAGCTGGCCAGGTATGCCGAGTTGTATCGGATTGCCGCCGACCTAGACGAATGCATACTGGTAACACTTGACTGA
- a CDS encoding DUF5713 family protein → MPITNHQTAGYAFLQEMYEDPYYPDAVLDRCRAVLLRLCETIESDRPSDLATLYVLTQAATAEFNGLQAEFEAAGSEIETVARELIADDFCLIASAYGFTEADSEELIAGRDW, encoded by the coding sequence GTGCCGATCACGAACCATCAGACCGCGGGGTACGCGTTCCTGCAAGAGATGTACGAGGACCCCTACTATCCCGATGCCGTGCTCGACCGGTGCAGGGCTGTGTTGCTGCGGCTGTGCGAGACGATCGAGTCGGACCGGCCATCGGATCTGGCGACCCTGTACGTGCTTACCCAAGCCGCAACCGCGGAGTTCAACGGTCTACAGGCAGAGTTCGAGGCAGCCGGCAGTGAAATCGAGACGGTCGCAAGGGAATTGATCGCTGATGACTTCTGCTTGATCGCCTCCGCCTACGGCTTCACGGAGGCTGATTCCGAGGAACTGATTGCCGGGCGAGACTGGTGA
- a CDS encoding TetR/AcrR family transcriptional regulator translates to MRTRNPEAKRQQLFDAALAEFAEFGLAGARIDRLAKRAGVSAGLVYSFYKGKDELFDAVFGMIVDTTVATVPLDADRLPDYAAQLYDAGLAHPEVMRFLMWYHLLRGESAQRASVAESMRTKVEAIEQAQQRGTVTTTMPATHVLALVLTVANMWHQPAEDIARLVPESQRRSLVVDAVTALISSTDA, encoded by the coding sequence GTGCGCACCAGGAACCCCGAAGCGAAACGGCAGCAGCTGTTCGACGCCGCGCTGGCCGAGTTCGCCGAGTTCGGTCTGGCTGGTGCGCGCATCGATCGGCTGGCCAAGCGGGCGGGAGTCAGTGCCGGCCTGGTCTATTCGTTCTACAAGGGCAAGGACGAACTGTTCGATGCCGTCTTCGGCATGATCGTGGACACGACGGTGGCGACCGTGCCGCTCGACGCGGACCGGCTGCCGGACTATGCGGCTCAGCTATACGACGCCGGACTGGCCCATCCCGAGGTGATGCGGTTCCTGATGTGGTACCACTTGCTGCGTGGCGAGTCCGCCCAGCGCGCGTCGGTGGCCGAGTCCATGCGAACCAAGGTCGAGGCGATCGAACAAGCTCAGCAACGCGGCACGGTGACCACGACGATGCCCGCCACCCATGTCCTGGCCTTGGTGCTGACAGTCGCGAACATGTGGCACCAACCCGCCGAAGACATCGCGCGATTGGTGCCCGAATCCCAACGTCGCAGCCTCGTGGTGGACGCGGTCACAGCTTTGATCTCATCCACCGATGCCTGA
- a CDS encoding oxidoreductase yields MAHWTPDDIPDQTGRTALITGGNSGIGLETASVLAARGARVILAGRDQTKLDTAVDVVRAAAPEAETETLLLDLSDLASVRSAAQRIAETETIDLLFNNAGVMNLPTRLTTRDGFEMTVGTNHLGHFAFDAQIWPAVRRSAAARVVTVSAIAARWPIGKLDDLMSENSYRGMTAYAKSKRANIVYTLELARRTAHTDVEAFVIHPGSAMTGLQQHGTTTLTRLLTPLAERLLMGSAAGAAWPSLYAATSPDVTTGEFIGPAGRDQTSGTPKPAKLPKDAVDTELGARLWADSERLTEVTFKP; encoded by the coding sequence ATGGCGCATTGGACACCTGACGACATTCCTGATCAGACCGGCCGCACCGCCCTGATCACCGGCGGTAACAGCGGTATCGGATTGGAGACGGCCAGCGTCCTGGCCGCTCGCGGCGCGCGGGTCATCCTGGCCGGTCGCGACCAGACCAAGCTCGACACAGCGGTCGACGTCGTGCGCGCCGCGGCACCCGAGGCCGAGACCGAGACCCTGCTCCTGGATCTTTCCGACCTCGCCTCCGTGCGCAGCGCTGCCCAGCGGATCGCCGAAACCGAGACCATCGACCTGTTGTTCAACAATGCCGGGGTGATGAATTTGCCCACACGGCTGACCACCCGCGACGGGTTCGAGATGACAGTGGGTACCAACCACCTCGGCCATTTCGCCTTCGATGCCCAGATCTGGCCCGCTGTGCGCCGCTCGGCCGCGGCTCGCGTCGTTACCGTCAGCGCGATCGCCGCACGCTGGCCCATCGGCAAGCTCGACGACCTGATGAGCGAAAACAGCTACCGTGGCATGACCGCGTACGCAAAGTCCAAGCGCGCCAACATCGTCTACACCCTCGAACTCGCTCGCCGCACCGCCCACACCGATGTCGAGGCGTTCGTCATCCACCCCGGTTCGGCGATGACCGGCCTCCAGCAACACGGCACAACTACGCTGACGCGCCTGCTCACCCCACTCGCGGAGCGGTTGCTGATGGGTTCCGCCGCGGGCGCCGCCTGGCCCTCGCTCTACGCCGCCACCAGCCCCGATGTCACCACTGGAGAATTCATCGGCCCAGCCGGACGCGACCAGACCTCCGGCACCCCCAAACCCGCCAAACTCCCGAAAGACGCCGTCGATACTGAGCTGGGCGCGCGATTGTGGGCCGACAGCGAACGACTCACCGAAGTCACCTTCAAGCCCTGA
- a CDS encoding HAD family hydrolase produces the protein MSKYVEAVLFDLDGTLAATMEPWDCCWARYAAAHGHIWTDFDRHSTHGHGDWAQHLARVCGVDAVDRVIADCVEAMIDQVEAGHIELLPGVDALLAAATSRAVTGVVSASPRRFVAATLDYFGLRRSLQVVIAREDQPHTKPHPQPWLHAAALLSVEPNASVAVEDSVAGIRSAHAAGMRVLAIPSWAPALSPSEATLAEYLAPDVGHAQRWLSSILTQPVHTITH, from the coding sequence ATGAGCAAGTACGTCGAGGCCGTCCTGTTCGATCTGGACGGGACTCTCGCCGCGACCATGGAGCCCTGGGACTGCTGCTGGGCGCGATACGCCGCCGCTCACGGCCACATATGGACCGATTTCGACCGGCACAGCACCCACGGCCACGGTGACTGGGCCCAGCATCTGGCCCGGGTGTGCGGTGTCGATGCCGTCGATCGGGTGATCGCCGACTGCGTGGAGGCGATGATCGACCAGGTCGAGGCCGGTCACATCGAGTTGCTCCCCGGCGTGGACGCGCTGCTGGCGGCTGCCACGAGCCGGGCAGTTACCGGCGTCGTATCAGCTTCTCCGCGCCGGTTCGTCGCGGCCACCCTCGACTATTTCGGGCTGCGCCGATCCCTGCAGGTCGTGATCGCCCGCGAGGACCAGCCACACACCAAGCCCCACCCACAGCCCTGGTTACATGCCGCGGCCCTACTATCAGTCGAGCCGAATGCTTCTGTAGCAGTAGAGGATTCGGTAGCCGGCATTCGGTCAGCGCACGCGGCGGGAATGCGGGTACTGGCCATCCCGAGCTGGGCACCCGCTCTGTCCCCGAGCGAAGCGACATTGGCCGAATATCTGGCCCCCGACGTCGGCCACGCCCAACGATGGCTGAGCAGCATCCTCACCCAACCAGTCCACACGATCACCCACTGA
- the ribB gene encoding 3,4-dihydroxy-2-butanone-4-phosphate synthase translates to MMTVSASTQDRANLFDDLDAAISEITAGRAVIVVDDEHRENEGDLIMAAELATPETLGFFIRYTGGVVCAPMSVERAELLGLPLMTAVNQDCKQTAFTVTVDAVAGVVSGICAADRAATLRALADPATRAEDLQRPGHVFPLRAHPGGLAARQGHTEAGVELMRLAGLSPVAAISEVCHDDGTVMRLPALRAFADSHGLKLISIDQLIARNAATTTPA, encoded by the coding sequence ATGATGACCGTTTCAGCGAGCACCCAGGACCGAGCGAACCTCTTCGACGATCTCGACGCCGCGATCAGCGAAATCACTGCCGGCCGGGCAGTGATCGTTGTCGACGACGAGCACCGCGAAAACGAGGGCGACCTGATCATGGCCGCCGAACTGGCCACGCCCGAGACACTCGGGTTCTTCATTCGCTACACCGGAGGAGTGGTGTGTGCGCCGATGTCGGTCGAGCGGGCCGAGCTGCTCGGGTTGCCGCTGATGACCGCGGTGAACCAGGACTGCAAGCAGACCGCGTTCACCGTGACCGTCGATGCGGTAGCGGGCGTGGTGTCCGGCATCTGCGCGGCCGATCGAGCCGCTACCCTGCGCGCACTGGCGGATCCGGCTACCCGAGCGGAAGACCTGCAACGCCCGGGCCACGTTTTCCCGCTGCGAGCACACCCCGGCGGACTCGCGGCGCGTCAAGGCCACACCGAGGCAGGAGTGGAGTTGATGCGGCTGGCGGGCTTGTCGCCGGTGGCGGCGATCAGCGAGGTCTGTCACGACGACGGGACGGTGATGCGGTTGCCCGCACTACGCGCGTTCGCCGATTCCCATGGGCTGAAACTGATTTCGATAGATCAGCTCATCGCTCGCAACGCCGCCACCACAACCCCCGCATGA
- the arfB gene encoding alternative ribosome rescue aminoacyl-tRNA hydrolase ArfB: MAEDLTVTRRLVIPASELRERFSRSSGPGGQHVNTTDSRVELSFDLANSPSVPEWLRTRMLERLATRLVNGVLTTAASEQRAQLQNRAVARERLASLLRDAAAAPPPVRRPTKPSRGAKERRISAKKRRGVTKRNRRASPDD; the protein is encoded by the coding sequence ATGGCAGAGGACCTGACCGTGACCAGGAGACTGGTGATACCCGCATCCGAGCTACGCGAGCGGTTCTCACGGTCGTCCGGTCCGGGCGGACAGCACGTCAACACCACCGACAGCCGGGTAGAGCTGTCGTTCGACCTCGCCAACTCACCCTCGGTGCCGGAGTGGCTGCGCACCCGAATGCTCGAGCGCCTGGCCACCCGCTTGGTCAACGGCGTGCTCACGACCGCCGCCTCCGAGCAACGCGCACAACTGCAGAACCGCGCGGTCGCCCGCGAGCGACTGGCCTCGCTACTTCGCGACGCCGCAGCCGCCCCGCCGCCTGTTAGACGCCCGACCAAGCCCTCGCGCGGAGCGAAGGAACGACGCATTTCCGCGAAGAAGCGGCGCGGTGTCACCAAACGCAACCGACGCGCCTCCCCGGACGACTAG
- a CDS encoding HNH endonuclease → MPTGGSKQVRATRKRKKRMAAVTHDLTDAQWDALKTSWGGCAYCRSPASSLQKDCVQAISRGGRYTLGNVVPACGSCNASKCNAEVTGWLRRKRLDERSFLVRHYEIATELTTRFA, encoded by the coding sequence GTGCCGACCGGCGGTAGCAAACAGGTTCGCGCCACACGCAAACGCAAGAAGCGGATGGCGGCCGTCACCCATGACCTCACCGACGCGCAATGGGACGCGCTCAAGACGTCGTGGGGTGGGTGTGCTTATTGCCGGTCCCCTGCTTCCTCACTCCAGAAGGACTGCGTACAGGCCATCTCACGCGGCGGCCGCTACACGCTCGGCAACGTCGTGCCCGCGTGTGGCTCGTGCAACGCCAGCAAATGCAATGCCGAGGTGACCGGCTGGCTACGCCGCAAAAGGCTCGACGAACGTTCGTTCCTCGTGCGCCACTACGAGATCGCGACCGAACTCACCACCCGTTTCGCCTAG
- a CDS encoding lipase family protein has translation MGSGRTDYQGPDSELFGAQGYVHGVLDGIRAARAFTPAAVDPAAPIGMWGYSGGAQATAIAAQAQTTYAPELPLSGVVLGGVVADLEATIAGFSGGIAGGAVVVGLVGLDRSYPDAQVSHYLNESGREMLAASRADCVPTAALAYPFLDATTLEAWPGSITNNAELSRVVRRASPLYRAGVPAAPVLIHHAVADEFAPIGSARALAEKYCGAGIPVQLAENVIGEHGTEAMLGMPTALTYLADRFAAKPAASTC, from the coding sequence GTGGGCTCTGGTCGTACCGACTATCAGGGGCCCGACTCCGAATTGTTCGGTGCGCAGGGATATGTCCACGGCGTGCTGGACGGCATTCGCGCCGCCAGAGCGTTCACGCCCGCGGCGGTCGACCCAGCTGCGCCGATCGGCATGTGGGGATACTCCGGCGGGGCCCAGGCCACTGCTATCGCCGCGCAAGCGCAGACCACCTACGCCCCTGAGTTGCCGTTGAGCGGTGTGGTGCTGGGTGGGGTCGTCGCGGATCTGGAAGCGACTATCGCCGGGTTCAGTGGTGGAATCGCCGGCGGTGCTGTTGTGGTCGGGCTGGTGGGGCTGGACCGGTCCTATCCGGACGCGCAGGTGTCTCACTACCTCAACGAATCCGGCCGTGAGATGCTGGCTGCGAGCCGAGCCGACTGCGTGCCCACCGCCGCCCTCGCGTATCCGTTTCTCGACGCGACGACGCTGGAAGCATGGCCCGGGTCGATCACGAACAACGCCGAATTGAGCCGAGTGGTGCGGAGGGCCAGCCCTCTGTACCGCGCGGGCGTACCCGCCGCGCCGGTGCTGATCCATCACGCCGTCGCCGACGAATTCGCGCCGATCGGATCGGCGCGGGCACTGGCCGAAAAGTATTGCGGTGCGGGTATTCCGGTGCAGCTGGCCGAGAATGTGATCGGCGAGCACGGCACCGAAGCCATGCTGGGAATGCCGACGGCCCTGACCTACCTGGCGGACCGATTCGCCGCGAAGCCGGCGGCGAGCACCTGCTGA